The Streptomyces sp. R28 region CTTCATCCACGACCCGATCACCGGCGAGCAGTACAGCCGTGACCCGCGGAACGTGGCGAAGAAGGCCGAGGCCTACCTCGCCTCCACCGGGATCGCCGACACGGCGTACTTCGGTCCCGAGGCCGAGTTCTACGTCTTCGACAGCGTGCGTTTCGCCACCACGTCGAACGAGTCCTTCTACCACATCGACTCCGAGGCGGGTGCCTGGAACACCGGTGCCCTCGAGGACAACCGTGGTTACAAGGTCCGCTACAAGGGCGGCTACTTCCCGGTCCCGCCGGTCGACCACTTCGCCGACCTGCGTGCCGAGATCTCCCTGGAGCTGGACCGGGCCGGCCTGAAGGTCGAGCGCCAGCACCACGAGGTGGGCACCGCCGGCCAGGCCGAGATCAACTACAAGTTCAACACGCTGCTCGCGGCCGCCGACGACCTGCAGCTCTTCAAGTACATCGTGAAGAACGTGGCCTGGCGCAACGGCAAGACCGCGACCTTCATGCCGAAGCCGATCTTCGGCGACAACGGCTCGGGCATGCACGTCCACCAGTCGCTGTGGACCGGCGGCCAGCCGCTCTTCTACGACGAGGCCGGTTACGCGGGCCTGTCGGACACCGCCCGCTACTACATCGGCGGCATCCTCAAGCACGCCCCGTCGCTGCTGGCCTTCACCAACCCGACGGTGAACTCGTACCACCGCCTGGTGCCGGGCTTCGAGGCCCCGATCAACCTGGTGTACTCGCAGCGCAACCGCTCCGCCGCGATGCGTATCCCGATCACGGGCTCCAACCCGAAGGCCAAGCGCGTCGAGTTCCGTGCGCCCGACTCCTCCGGCAACCCGTACCTGGCCTTCTCGGCCCTGCTCCTCGCGGGCCTGGACGGCATCAAGAACAAGATCGAGCCGGCCGAGCCGATCGACAAGGACCTCTACGAGCTGGCTCCCGAGGAGCACGCGGGCGTCGCCCAGGTCCCGACCTCGCTCCCGGCCGTCCTCGACTCCCTCGAGGCCGACCACGAGTTCCTCCTCCAGGGCGACGTCTTCACGCCGGACCTGATCGAGACGTGGATCGACTACAAGCGCGCGAACGAGATCGCCCCGCTGCAGCTGCGTCCGCACCCGCACGAGTTCGAGCTCTACTTCGACGTGTGATCCTCGGATTCCGCATCGAAGGCCGCCGTCCCGCACCGGGGCGGCGGCCTTCGCTGTGCGGGCGCTAGTCGGCGGACGGCTCAGGGACGCGCCAGACGATACGGAAGCGGCGGTCCGGGGGCAGTCCGAATCTGCCCACCGGGCCGATCGACTTGATCAGGTAGCCGAAGATCTGGTGGTGGGCGTCCTCCGACAGCTCGTGCCAGTTCTCCGGGGTCGCGGTCATGACTTCCCGCATCAAGGAGGCGTCCGACTCCGCGCGCAGCATCTCGATGCGGTCCTCGCGGTCCATGGTCCGGTCGGCGTGCATGGCGCTGACCGAACGCTGCAGGAGGTTCGGTTCCACCGCCAGGCGCTGGAGGATGCGGTCGCAGCCATACCGGAACGCGGTGTGCATCTCCATCGCCTCCTGGTTCGGGAACCGGTAGCCGAAGGGGCTGCCTTCGTCGGCACCGAGGTAGTCGCCCTTCAGGGTGCGCAGAAGGGCCCGCAGGGCGAGTTCGGCACCGTACTCCTCGATGAGGCGGACACCGACCTGCACCCACTCGTCCTCCGAGATCTGCGGCTCGTGCGGCACGGCCAGCGAGGGGTCGATCTGGATGGCGTTGAACGGGTTGATCATCATGGCCAGCACCGACTCGGCGTCCAGCTGCCCGTCGTCCGTGCCCCAGCCCTGTGACAGGGCCAGTTCCCGAGCCGTCTTCATGCCACCAGGCTCTCCCTCCCGCACCGCGCGCCACAGGGGCAGGAAGCGTGCCACCTCGGCCGTCGGCTCCCGGGGCGGGTTGACGCAGGCCGCGGCGAGCACCGCGACGATCGACTGCACGGTCTCCCAGCGCGGGACGTTCAGTCCCTTGAGGGTCGTACGGACCCCCTCATGGCTGACGACGGCCGGATGATCGCCCTCGGCGATCAGGGCGCTCACCTTTCGCATGCCCGGGCTGCCCGCCGCCCGGTGGAGTTCCTCCAGGGCGCGTACCAGCTCCCGATGGGCTTCGTTCGGGGGGAGGACGGTGTCGGTCACGGAAGGGCGGTTCCTCTCGGCCTTGCGGACTACGGTTCCAAACGACCGTCAGATCGTGCCAAGAGTGTAGAAGTCGCAGACAGGCGGCCTGGTGTCAGATTGCGTCAACTTCCCCGTCACAGACGTCAGACGACGACAAGCCTTCGTGAAGGGACCGGAGCATGGAGCCAGCGCCGTGCGGGACCCGGCGCCGTCCTACGAGGAGTTGCCCGTCCATGCACATCCCCGAGTACGCCCATGCCCTGATCCAGTCCGCGCTGCCTTCCGTTCCCACCTCCCGGCAGGTGGGGGCCGTGGACTGCTGCCTGTGCGACCGGCCGTTCGAGGACCGGCTGCCGGTGGCGCTCGGCCCGACGCCCGAATCGGGGCTCTTCGGCTGCCATCCCTGTCTGCGCCGGCTGGTCACCCAGGCTCGACGGGCCCGCGACGCCGCGCTGACCCAGGACGCCGAGCAGGCCCTTGCGCAAGCGGCGGTCTGGCGGCCGGCGCGGGAGCGGCATCTCGCCCGGCTCGACCGTGTGCGGCAGGCCGCGGAGGCCGTGGCCGAACTGGCCGCCGGCGACCGGACCGAGCCGCTTCAGGTCGCCTGGCTGCTGGTCTCGCTGGA contains the following coding sequences:
- the glnA gene encoding type I glutamate--ammonia ligase — protein: MFQNADEAKKFIADEDVKFVDVRFCDLPGVMQHFTVPVEAFDPDEELAFDGSSIRGFQAIHESDMALRADLSTARVDPFRRDKTLNINFFIHDPITGEQYSRDPRNVAKKAEAYLASTGIADTAYFGPEAEFYVFDSVRFATTSNESFYHIDSEAGAWNTGALEDNRGYKVRYKGGYFPVPPVDHFADLRAEISLELDRAGLKVERQHHEVGTAGQAEINYKFNTLLAAADDLQLFKYIVKNVAWRNGKTATFMPKPIFGDNGSGMHVHQSLWTGGQPLFYDEAGYAGLSDTARYYIGGILKHAPSLLAFTNPTVNSYHRLVPGFEAPINLVYSQRNRSAAMRIPITGSNPKAKRVEFRAPDSSGNPYLAFSALLLAGLDGIKNKIEPAEPIDKDLYELAPEEHAGVAQVPTSLPAVLDSLEADHEFLLQGDVFTPDLIETWIDYKRANEIAPLQLRPHPHEFELYFDV